From the genome of Crocosphaera sp. UHCC 0190:
CTAATGTAAAGCCATTGTAATTAAGCCTTGTTGTCCGATTAAAATTTCCCGTAATAAGCTACAAATTCCCACCCAAATAATCGGACTAATATCGACTCCGCCCAAGGGAGGAATCACTTTACGCACAGGAATTAACAAGGGTTCTGTAGGTAAGGCGATTAATTTCCAAGGAAACCGATTTAATTCTACTTGGGGATACCAAGTTAAGACAATACGAAAAATAAACAAAAAGGTCATTAGCCCTAAAAATAGACCTAATCCCCAATTGCTAAGATTAATAATATCCATAAGATCTTCATTGAAGGTTTAAAATTAGCTTTTTTTTAGTATAAACCCTTCTCAAGATTCTTAGAGCAACCTCAAATTTAAAACTCAAAACCCCTTTTTTAATCAAGGGGCTTACGGTAAGCTTGACGGAAGACAGGTGTTCCAATCGTTCTCAAGGACATCACCATCACCCCCTAAGAGCTAATTATCTAATTATTGTGAAGTAAGAAGTCCACAATGAAAGTTCCGGCTAAGATTAAAGAAAGTGAAATAAGCTCCATGGGGGTTTCTCCTGCTCAAACTAAATGAATCAAACGAAAGACTTCTCCTATGCCTTCGCTTATTAACGACTAGGCATCACCTATATACTTAGTTTACGGAAATCCTTGCCTCCGTACTTCCCCCAGATAGCTCACCCGTTTGGGTTAATTGCTTTGCGTGTATTTTCTGAGAAGTTTTAGGGGGCGATTGCTTGTATGCGATGGGGTGGCCAGCCAATTTTATAAGCTTTACCGACAATAACTTCTCTTGGTAATAATCCCCAATAATGGGAATCTAGACTATCATTACGATTGTCGCCTAAGACAATGTAATGATTAGGGGGTATCGTTGGAGACTTCCATTGATATTGAGGCGATTCCGCAATATAAGATTCTTGCAGAGGCTGATTATTAATATACACCTTGCCTTGTTTCACTTCAACCACATCCCCAGGTGTTCCAATGATTCGTTTAATGTAATAATCTGAGAAATCAGGATCAAAGACTTTGATGTTTTCTGAGGGAGTAAAGACGACAATATCCTTCTGTTGCGGGACATAATTGGCAGACTTACTCACAAAGACGATATCGTTAATTTGTAAGGTGGGTTGCATGGACTTGCTGGGAATTATAAACTTTTCAAAGCGTTGATCTAACCATTGAGGAAAATAATTTCCCATGACACCAAGTAAAAAAATTATCCCTGCCATAGCGACAATTAAGCGATGTTTTCCCTGAGAATGATGAGGAAAGACGTGATAGGTGTGATAAGTGGCGATCGCTGCTATTAATGGCGTAATTAATAATAATTGAGGGAATATATTATTGAGACTTAATAATATTAAAGTTGCGGTTAATAACCCTAAACCAATGACAGATTTTTGTAAATAAAGATGCCCTAACCCTGGTAAAATACGAGTCACAAAAATCCCAAACCACAAATTTTTAGATTTACGG
Proteins encoded in this window:
- a CDS encoding YggT family protein, encoding MDIINLSNWGLGLFLGLMTFLFIFRIVLTWYPQVELNRFPWKLIALPTEPLLIPVRKVIPPLGGVDISPIIWVGICSLLREILIGQQGLITMALH
- the lepB gene encoding signal peptidase I: MSLHLDKDPWLAVNFSMFFPGIGQFYAGNYLRAILFFNGQIFWLIMTGWNIFSAKGNTVTGFFYLGMAILVYLSNILDAHLGVYYPRRQQILEKIPRKSKNLWFGIFVTRILPGLGHLYLQKSVIGLGLLTATLILLSLNNIFPQLLLITPLIAAIATYHTYHVFPHHSQGKHRLIVAMAGIIFLLGVMGNYFPQWLDQRFEKFIIPSKSMQPTLQINDIVFVSKSANYVPQQKDIVVFTPSENIKVFDPDFSDYYIKRIIGTPGDVVEVKQGKVYINNQPLQESYIAESPQYQWKSPTIPPNHYIVLGDNRNDSLDSHYWGLLPREVIVGKAYKIGWPPHRIQAIAP